One segment of Streptomyces sp. NA02950 DNA contains the following:
- a CDS encoding septal ring lytic transglycosylase RlpA family protein, which yields MACGSTSLWNGEATWFCCGNAWGPCASAGGGACGTCKSSKLHAAWPNASKACWDITRPDLCGEKLPRRGCGSVMKVRHQCSGASVCVTVSDCGPRTRSFCSESTCCDGTCRTNRVIDLTPAAFSAIGSLSSGMLPVVIFE from the coding sequence ATGGCGTGCGGATCGACGAGTCTCTGGAACGGCGAGGCCACCTGGTTCTGTTGTGGCAACGCCTGGGGCCCGTGCGCGAGCGCGGGCGGCGGGGCCTGTGGCACCTGCAAGTCCAGCAAGCTCCACGCCGCCTGGCCCAACGCCTCCAAGGCGTGCTGGGACATCACCCGGCCGGATCTGTGCGGGGAGAAGCTGCCCCGGCGCGGCTGCGGCTCCGTGATGAAGGTACGTCACCAGTGCTCCGGCGCCAGTGTGTGCGTCACGGTCAGCGACTGCGGTCCGCGCACCCGCAGCTTCTGCTCCGAGTCCACCTGCTGCGACGGCACCTGCCGCACCAACCGGGTCATCGACCTCACCCCGGCCGCCTTCTCCGCGATCGGCAGTCTGAGCTCCGGCATGCTGCCGGTGGTCATCTTCGAATGA
- a CDS encoding MauE/DoxX family redox-associated membrane protein, with amino-acid sequence MSPATLAVDLAAPLLAGVLGTAGAGKLFGRSAPRPASRTALARLLRGGARAARALRWLGALELLLCAALLALPPSVSVAAGGAAAALGVGFLGYLGYARRAAPGSSCGCTAGDDGPVGVRAFVRAAAVLAGGVAVTLAEHPWWTTAPHRPAATAGAVLVAVAGAVVLAPDRWRLLWRRLRLRLTGHPLDGTRAVTRVPVTATVELLEHSLAWQTASALVRSALLDHWDDGGWRILQYAGVHGGGGAARPVVVLFALDAAASRDAVREPAVRVSVLDADTGEAVALTA; translated from the coding sequence GTGAGCCCCGCCACCCTCGCCGTGGACCTGGCCGCACCGCTGCTCGCCGGGGTGCTGGGGACGGCCGGTGCGGGCAAACTCTTCGGCCGGAGCGCCCCGCGGCCGGCCTCCCGGACCGCGCTGGCCCGGCTGCTGCGCGGCGGCGCCCGGGCGGCCCGCGCCCTGCGCTGGCTCGGCGCCCTCGAACTGCTGCTGTGCGCGGCGCTGCTGGCGCTGCCGCCGTCGGTTTCGGTGGCCGCGGGAGGGGCTGCCGCCGCCCTCGGCGTCGGTTTCCTCGGCTATCTCGGCTACGCCCGGCGCGCCGCGCCCGGGTCCTCCTGCGGGTGCACGGCCGGGGACGACGGACCGGTCGGGGTCCGCGCCTTCGTCCGCGCCGCCGCGGTCCTGGCGGGCGGGGTGGCCGTCACTCTCGCCGAACACCCCTGGTGGACCACGGCCCCGCACCGGCCGGCCGCCACCGCGGGCGCTGTCCTCGTGGCCGTGGCCGGGGCGGTGGTGCTCGCCCCCGACCGCTGGCGGCTGCTGTGGCGCAGACTGCGGCTGCGGCTGACCGGGCATCCGCTCGACGGGACGCGCGCGGTGACACGGGTGCCGGTGACCGCCACGGTCGAACTGCTGGAACACTCGCTGGCCTGGCAGACCGCCTCGGCCCTGGTGCGGTCGGCGCTGCTGGACCACTGGGACGACGGCGGCTGGCGCATCCTCCAGTACGCCGGGGTCCACGGGGGAGGCGGAGCCGCACGGCCGGTGGTGGTGCTCTTCGCCCTCGACGCGGCGGCCAGCCGCGACGCGGTGCGTGAGCCCGCGGTGCGGGTGAGCGTCCTGGACGCCGACACCGGTGAGGCGGTGGCGCTGACCGCGTAG
- a CDS encoding cell wall protein, producing the protein MSAYPTGDPLARRRFLTAAALRGATVIGTGVIGATALGAVDADAAFAEPLRALDPAAADSTFVEGRITWIDGGLLEVAGSWGEYARVRVTGATSVWKVRATTAAAIETGDGLYARGVPMPDGTLAADAVWVNIVNLHTTLRGIEKDRLHLAHGSHEIVGHVLADTTSVSYSGAAPTVDLSRLRIGQDAQVLGAWRPSDDSVELVRVAVGPGAGHRR; encoded by the coding sequence ATGAGCGCGTACCCGACCGGCGACCCCCTGGCCCGCCGTCGCTTCCTCACCGCCGCCGCCCTCCGCGGCGCAACCGTCATCGGCACCGGTGTCATCGGGGCGACCGCCCTGGGCGCCGTGGACGCCGACGCCGCCTTCGCCGAACCCCTGCGCGCCCTCGACCCCGCGGCCGCCGACAGCACCTTCGTGGAGGGGCGGATCACCTGGATCGACGGCGGGCTGCTGGAGGTCGCGGGCTCCTGGGGCGAGTACGCCCGGGTCCGGGTCACCGGCGCCACCAGCGTCTGGAAGGTGCGCGCCACCACGGCCGCGGCCATCGAGACCGGGGACGGCCTCTACGCCCGGGGTGTTCCGATGCCCGACGGCACCCTCGCCGCCGACGCGGTGTGGGTCAACATCGTCAACCTCCACACCACCCTCCGCGGGATCGAGAAGGACCGGCTGCACCTCGCCCACGGCTCCCACGAGATCGTCGGCCATGTGCTGGCGGACACCACCAGCGTCTCCTACTCCGGCGCCGCCCCCACCGTCGATCTCTCCCGGCTGCGCATCGGGCAGGACGCCCAGGTGCTCGGCGCCTGGCGGCCGTCCGACGACTCCGTGGAGCTGGTGCGGGTCGCGGTCGGACCGGGCGCGGGACACCGCCGGTGA